Genomic segment of Macellibacteroides fermentans:
TATTCAGGAGGTTGATCGTAATTTTAATAAGAATGACTTTCAACCAGGAGTAAAAACCGCATCAAAGGTAATAATGCCATTTATACAACAAGTATATAAACAAGTAGGAAATGAACTTCTGGCACGACATGAAGACGAAATGCAATCTTCTTCCTCTCAAATATATTCAAATGTAGAGCAACTTAAAACCCAACCTGTTTCAGAGAGAGAAGATGAGATAGTTATCGTTCCTGTATTCCAACCTATCAAAATAAAACCAGGAGAGTATGTAGGTATTCAAACAATATCAAATAAAAAAATGAATTCGATATCGCTTAACCTTCCACTGTCATCCGATAATTGGAGATTATTTGAAAGTTCTGTAGATGGAAAAACATGGAATCAATTAAAAGTTACTAAAGATGAAGATGATATGGAGTCGGCTATTGTAAGTCCTGATATTCGATATGTAAGAATGATAAATAATTCACCCAAAGAACAGACATTCTTTTTGATGGATTTTACATTGCAGACAAATAAAGTTGAAAAGCTGAAGCCAGAGTTATTACCTTATGATAAGGACTTAAAAACGTTTCAATTGTTAAGTAGTCCGAATTTATTGGAAATAGATTGTAAAGGAGCAAACGAAGTACTTTTGTTTTTGTCGGGTGTAATCGGATATGTCAGAGTTGAAGCAATGCCTTTAAATGGAGATAAATACATAATATACCAAGGCGGTGCCGATTTTATAAAGCTTCCCCGTATTTTATATCCGGATGCTACCAGGCTCTATGTTTCAGGGTTAAGTTCTCAACCTATTCGTATACATGAAATTGTAAAAAAATAGCGACATTAATTATCTTCCTATAAAGCTGTTTATCAAGAATAAACAGCTTTTTGCTTTTTTGTATGGACTTATTAATCGATGTTTACTGCTAATATTACAAATAGTCTATATCTTTGCCATATAAAATTGTAGACATGGCAAAAACTGATGAACTTATATTGCTTACTATTAACGGTACGGATCGTCCAGGAGTAACTGCAGGCCTTACTGAGATATTGGCAAGACACAATGCTCTGATTTTGGATATCGGTCAGGCTGATATACACAACAACTTATCATTAGGTATTTTATTTCAAACTAACGAAGGAAATTCGGGAGATATTTTAAAAGAATTACTTTTTAAAAGTTATGAATTAGATGTAAATATACGATTTACTCCCATTACCGAAGAACAATATGAAAAATGGGTAAGGTTACAAGGTAAAAACCGTTACATTATTACAATTGTTGCACGGAAGCTTTCGGCCCGTCAAATTGCTGCAGTAACAAGAATTGTTGCTGATCAGGGAATGAATATTGACGATATAAAGAGACTTACCGGACGAATTCCTTTAGATGAGAATGCTCGTACACCTAAAGCAAGTGTTGAATTTTCAGTTAGAGGAAATCCAAAAGATCGTGAACAGATGCAACGCTATTTTATGCAACTATCTTCTGATTTGGAGGTTGATATCTCTTTTCAGGAAGAAAGTATGTTTCGCAGGATGCGTCGTTTAATTTGCTTCGATATGGACTCAACATTGATTGAGACCGAAGTAATAGATGAATTGGCAGAAAGAGCAGGTGTTGGCGAGCAGGTTAGAGCTATTACTGAAGCTGCAATGAGAGGAGAAATAGACTTCTCAGAAAGTTTCCGTCAGCGTTGTTCCCTTCTTAAAGGTCTGGATGTTTCTGTGATGCAGGAAATTGCAGAGAATCTACCAATCACTGAAGGAGTTGACAGATTGATGCGAATCTTGAAAAAAGTAGGATTTAAGATTGCAATTCTTTCCGGAGGATTCTCTTATTTTGGTAATTATTTAAAACAAAAATATAATATTGACTATGTTTATGCGAATGATCTGGAAGTAATAGATGGAAAACTTACAGGTCGCCATGTTGGAGATATAGTTGATGGTAAGAGAAAAGCCGAATTACTCAGGCTGATTGCTCAGGTAGAAAATGTAGATCTACGTCAGACTGTAGCTGTAGGTGATGGAGCAAATGACCTGCCTATGATAAGTATTGCAGGACTAGGTATTGCTTTTCATGCCAAACCTAAAGTAAAAGCCAATGCAAAGCAATCGATTTCCACAATCGGACTTGACGGGATTCTCTATTTCCTGGGATATAAAGATTCTTATTTAGATGAACAAATGTAATTTATATATATAACCATGGTAAGACATATTGTGATGTTCAAATTAAAGGAGTTCACCTCTCCTGCCGAGAAATTGGAAAAAATGCAGGCTATTAAGTCTGGATTGGAATCATTGATTGATGTAATAGACGTACTTCGTCTTATTCGGGTAGATTTTAACTGCAATCCAGACGAAGCCTGGGATTTGATTCTCACAACAGAGCTGGATTCATTGGAAGACGTTAAAACCTATGCAATTCATCCAGCTCACGTAGCTGTAGCCAAGGAACTAATTGGCCCATATAAAGCCGACAGAGCCTGTGTAGACTATGAATACTAAAACGAATATTAAAGATTTCGATATTGAAGAGCGGGTAAAACTTGCTGTTCAGAATTTTGGGTCAGGCTTTAACTGTGCACAATCAGTATTTCTTGCCTATTCAGATGTATTTGATCTGGACTTGGAAATGGCTAAAAATATGACTGTATCTTTTGGCGGCGGTGTTGGCAGAATGAGAGAAATTTGCGGATCAATAAGTGCGATGGCAATGCTTGCCGGATTTAAGTACCCGGTAATTGATCCATTGGACCAGGACGCACGTACCAGAAACTATGCGATGGTACAAAAAATGACCGAAATTTTTAGGAGCAGAAATAATGCAATTATTTGCAGAGACTTAATGCCTGATCATAACCCTGCGACAGATCCTGCACCTTCATTAAGGACAAAAAAATATTACCAAACCCGTCCATGCACGATGTATGTAGCAGATGCAGCAAGAATAGCAGGTCAGATGCTTAATGGAGATTTAGAAGATTAACAATTTATTTCTGAATTTTAGTCTATAAAAAAAGACCTTGAATATTTATTCAAGGTCTTTTTTCAATTAAATCAAATGAATCAATTACCATTCATTTTAGCTTCAATTTCTTTTAATTTATCACCCATATCAAGGTTGTAATATATTCCTCTTAATGCGATCATATATTCTGATTCTTCAGGTTTCATCTGATGCGCTTTTTCAAAATATGGAAGAGCTTTCTTGAAGAAATCCTTTGCAACAGCAAGTTCTTGTTGATATTTCTTAGTATCATTAATCATGTTTGCTTCACCTTGTTTATTTACACCTTGGTTATAGAAAACACGACCTAAGTTAGAAAGAGCATCTGTATAGTTTGGATCAATTTCCAACGCTTTTTTGAATGATTCTTCAGCCTTTGTATAGTCTTTCAATCCAGTTTCATATACACGGCCCATTACATCGTAAAGCTGTGCATTATTAGGAGTCTTAGCAATAGCTGTATTCAAATACTCGATTGCCTTTTCGTTTCTGTTTGAATAGATATAGTTGTTGATAAGGCTCAACAAGTAATATTGTTCTTCAGGAAACAGGTTAAGACCTTCCTCTAGTGTTTTTTCAAGATTCACTGTATCTTTAGCCTGTTCGTACTCGTAGCAAAGGTACTGATAAACATCATTTCTTCTGTAATCAAAAGCTTTTGCTCTTTCCAATGATTCAACAGCTAATTTTTTGTCTTCCATCTGTGTTGCAGCAACTGCAGCATAGAATTGAACTGTCATAAAGTTTGAATCTCTGGCAGCAACAGGTTCGCCTTTAAACATATCCAAATCTGATATTTTCAGATATTGATCAAAGAATGAATACGCTTTCTTATAATCCTTCTGATCGAAATAGTAAGCACCACCATTGATATAATAAATGTGGTTAGCACCTAATATACCTTTGATGTCCTTTACAAACTTAGGTTTAACTTTACCCTTTTCATTAGGCTGATTATCCAACGTATAAGCCTTTTCAAAATAAGGAAGGATATTCAACAAAGCTTCATACATTACCGGTTCGTTTGGTTTTTGTCCCAATATCTGCTTTGTTCTCTCAGCATCGAACTGTTGATTCTCTACAAACCCAGCCACAAACCAAGTCTTGGCATCGTCTTTAGATTCAGCATTTGTCAATGCTCCCTTTACAAGGTTGCGTGCCTCTGTGAAATCAGGGTTGGTTCCCTTCGCGATACTCTGAGCCGTATTCACGTCTTTTTTTTGTGCGAAGGAAGCCGATGCTGCCACACATAGAGCTACTGTTAATAATACTCTTTTCATTGCGATTTTAATTTGAAATTTATATTCCTTTTAGGTTTTAAATATATTAGAATTATTGCTCTTCAAATTGCTCGGGAGTATCTGTATCCTCAAAACTTTCATTTTCAAAAAGTTCTCCCTGGTTTAACAATTCGCTGGCATTTTCATTTTCTGTAGTGTCTGCTTCATCTGTGTCGTCTATTTCGTCCGGATCAGACATAACTTTACAAACAGAAGCAATTTCATCATTTCGTTTCTCAAGATTTATCAGACGAACACCTTGAGTTGCACGGCCTATAACATTTAAATCAGATACTTTCATCCGAATAGTGATACCCGATTTATTTATAATCATCAGGTCGTTATCATCCGTTACATTCTTGATGTCAACCAATTTACCCGTTTTATCAGTAATATTGATTGTTTTAACACCCTTACCACCTCGGTTGGTTATACGATAATCGTCAATATTAGAACGTTTACCATATCCTTGTTCAGAAACAACAAGGATGGTTTCGTTCTCGTTGTCTTTCATACAAACCATTCCAACAACTTCATCCGTATGATCGTTCTCATCAAGAGTCATACCTCTAACACCTGCAGCTGTACGTCCCATTACTCTCACTGCACTTTCGTGGAATCGAATGGCTCTACCGTTGCGGTTAGCAATAACAACTTCATTGTTACCATTTGTCATCCTTACCTGGATCAGTCCGTCGTCTTCATGTAAGGTAATTGCATTTACCCCATTTTGACGAGGACGGGAATAAGCTTCCAGCAATGTTTTCTTGATAACACCTTTCTTTGTACAGAACAACAGATAATGAGAATTGATAAAGTCGATGTCTGAAGTCAGACGTTTCACTCTAACGAAGGCATTTACCTTATCACCCGCTTCGATGTTCAATAAATTCTGAATGGCACGACCTTTCGAATTCTTTGTTCCTTCCGGTATATCGTATACCTTTAACCAATAACACTTACCTTTTGCAGTAAAGAACATCATGGTTGCGTGCATTGAAGCCGGATAAATATACTCCACAAAGTCGGCATCCCTGGTTTCAGAGCCCTTAGCTCCTACTCCGCCTCTGTTTTGAGCACGGAATTCGCTCAATGGGGTACGTTTGATATATCCCATATGAGAGATGGTAATAATCATCTCATCGTCCGAATAGAAGTCTTCCGGATTAAGTTCTTCAGATGCATATACGATTTCTGTTTTACGAGCATCACCGTATTTATCTTTAATTTCCTGTAATTCATCCTTTACCACTTGCATACAAACATCCTCGTTGGAAAGAATTTCATTTAAGTAAGCAATTAACTTCTCAATTTCTTCAAATTCCGCACGAAGCTTATCTTGTTCAAGTCCTGTAAGCTGACGCAGACGCATGTCAACAATAGCTCTGGATTGTATTTCGCTCAATGCAAAACGAGACATCAAACGTTCAATCGCTTCATTCGGACTCTTTGAAGTCTTTATGATGGCAATTACTTCATCAATATTATCGGATGCAATGATTAATCCTTCAAGAATATGAGCTCTCTCTTCTGCTTTTTTTAGTTCATATTTTGTTCTGCGAATCACCACTTCGTGACGATGCTCAACAAAATAACCTATCATCTGCTTCAGATTCAGTGTTTCCGGTCTTCCTTTTACAAGGGCGATATTATTCACACTGAATGAAGATTGCAATGCAGTAAGCTTATAAAGCTTATTTAATACTACACTTGCATTGGCATCACGCTTAACATCCACAACGATACGCATACCCGAACGGTCTGATTCGTCGTTTACGTTGGAAATACCCTCAAGACGCTTTTCGCCAACAAGATCGGCAATATGTTTGATCAGCTCTGCCTTGTTAACCAGATAAGGGATTTCAGTGATGACAATTTTATCATGGTTGTGCTCGTGTTCAATTTCAGCCTTACCCCTCATTACTACACGGCCTTTCCCTGTTTCGAAGGCGTCTTTCACTCCGGCATATCCATATATATAGGCACCTGTAGGAAAATCAGGAGCTTTAATATACTGCATGAGGCCTTCGATTTCAATTTCACCTTTTGCATCAATGTAAGCGATCGTACCATCAATAACCTCACTCATGTTATGAGGAGGCATGTTGGTTGCCATACCTACAGCAATACCGGATCCACCATTTACAAGTAAATTAGGAATACGCGTAGGCAATACAGTAGGCTCTTTCAGGGTATCGTCAAAGTTCAGCTGAAAATCTACGGTATCTTTGTCAATATCACGCAGCATTTCTTCGGCCATTTTGCTTAAACGGGCTTCCGTATAACGCATAGCAGCCGGACTGTCGCCGTCTATCGAACCAAAGTTACCCTGACCATCCACCAAAGGATACCTCAAAGACCATGACTGAGCCATACGAACCATGGCAAAATACACAGATGAATCACCATGAGGGTGATACTTACCTAAAACTTCCCCAACAATTCTTGCAGATTTTTTATAAGGTTTATCGGAGGTATTACCCAATTCATTCATCCCAAACAGTACACGGCGGTGAACTGGTTTAAAACCATCCCTAACATCCGGAAGAGCACGTGAAACGATAACAGACATTGAATAGTCAATGTAAGCCGATTTCATCTCGTCTTCTATGTTAATCTTAATAATTCTGTCTTGATCAACCATTTAGATTTATATTAATTACACGCTTTATCAGAACTCTGAAAAATTGCACTAAGGTAAGGGTTTTCCGCATACTACGAAAGCTTTTAATGTGAAAAATTACTATTTGAGTCTTTTCAACAATTATTGGGGATTAATGGCATAGATTTTGATTGAATGTTCAAATAGATTGTTATTTTTGCAAAACGCATTACATTAAAATATATGAAGAATAATTATACAAAAAGACTGTTTGATGTACTACAGTACAGCCGCGAGGAGGCTGTCAGGCTGCAGAGCAGTTACATCGGTCCGGAGCATTTGATGCTTGGCATACTACGTGATGGCAATGGTATTGCGTATGACACTCTGGCCGAATTAGACGTCAACTTGTCGCTTCTAAAGAAGAAGATAGAACAAAACCTTAAAAACTCCTTCGATGACAGCTTTGATCACAGCGAAATCGCAGTGACAAAAGAAACAGAACGGGTATTACGAATGAGTATGCTGGAGGCAAAGCTCTTTAAAAAGACCGAAACCGGAACAGAACATCTGTTGCTGGCAATACTCAAAGATGCAAACAATACGGCAGCATCTGTCCTTTTGGAGGAAAATGTCGATTACCGCACTGTGTACAATATGCTGGTTAACGGAACCGGGATGAAGAGACTGGAAGAAGAATCGGATGAAATCAGGGATGGATATACTGATGATGACGACGACGAAGACGATGATAATTTTGGAGGAAAGAAAGAATCCGGCCGATCTTCCGGAGGTGCTCAGGGATCTGCTCAACCTAAATCACCAAACGATACACCTGTTTTAGATAACTTTGGTTCAGACATGACCAGGGCTGCCATGGAAAACAGATTGGATCCCATCGTTGGCCGAGAAAAAGAAATCGAGCGTCTGGCTCAGATTCTGAGCAGAAGAAAAAAGAACAACCCTGTTCTGATAGGTGAACCAGGTGTTGGTAAATCAGCTATTGTAGAAGGATTGGCTTTGCGCATTGTTCAAAGAAAAGTATCTCGTATTTTGTTCGACAAACGGGTAATTAGCCTCGATATGGCATCTGTAGTTGCCGGAACAAAATATCGTGGACAGTTTGAAGAGCGTATCAAGGCTATATTAAATGAATTGTCTAAAAATCCCAATATCATTCTTTTTATAGACGAAATTCATACCTTGGTTGGTGCCGGAGCAGCATCCGGATCCATGGATGCCGCCAATATGCTGAAGCCGGCATTGGCAAGAGGCGAAATTCAATGTATCGGAGCAACAACCCTGGATGAATACAGAAAGAATATTGAGAAGGACGGTGCGTTGGAAAGACGTTTCCAGAAGATTATTGTAGATCCTACAACAGCAGACGAAACTCTTCAGATACTTCAAAACATAAAAGACAGGTATGAAGAGCATCACAACGTAATTTATACACCCGAGGCTCTCAAAGCTTGTGTAACACTCACAGACAGATACATAAGTGACCGAAACTTCCCCGACAAGGCAATTGATGCCCTGGACGAAGCTGGTTCGCGTGTTCACATCTCCAACATAGTGGTGCCCAAAAGTATCGAAGATCTTGAAAAGAAGATTGAGGAGACTAAGGCAGAAAAGGTTGCTGCAGTAAAGTCTCAGAATTTCGAATTGGCTGCCAGCTTTAGGGACAAAGAGCGTCAGTACCTGCTTCAGCTGGAGGCTGCTAAAACACGCTGGGAAGAAGAGCTTCACGAAAGCCGTGAAACGGTGGATGAAGATAAGGTAGCCGAGGTGATTGCCATGATGTCTGGTGTACCGGTTCAACGGATTGCTAAAGCTGAAAATCTGAAGCTGATCGAAATGGCCGAGATACTGAAAAGCAAAGTTGTAGGTCAGGATGATGCTGTACAGAAGGTGGTTAAAGCAATTCAACGCAACAGAGTTGGGCTGAAAGATCCTAACAAGCCGATCGGTACATTTATGTTCCTGGGTCCAACCGGTGTAGGTAAAACATACCTTGCAAAGAAGCTTGCCGAATACCTGTTTGACTCGTCAGACGCCCTAATCCGCATCGACATGAGCGAATACCTGGAGAAATTTGCGGTTTCACGACTGATAGGAGCTCCTCCGGGATATGTAGGATACGAAGAAGGTGGTCAGCTTACTGAAAAAGTTCGCAGAAAACCTTACTCGGTAGTGTTGCTGGATGAAATTGAAAAAGCACATCCGGATGTATTCAATCTATTACTTCAGGTTTTAGACGAAGGAAGGCTGACTGACAGTTTAGGCAGACAAATTGATTTTAAGAATACAATCCTGATTCTGACTTCAAACATTGGAACAAGACAACTTAAAGAGTTTGGCCATGGTGTAGGTTTCAACACTCAGCAACTTGCTGGTACTTCAGAAAAGGACTTTTCAAGAAGTGTAATTCAAAAAGCTCTGAACAAAGCTTTTGCTCCGGAATTTTTAAATCGTATCGACGATGTTGTAATGTTTGATCCGCTGGATAAAGATTCTATCCATAAAATTATCGACATTGAACTCGAAGGGTTATACAAACGGGTTAATAACATTGGTTATCAGCTGGTTCTTACAGACGAAGCAAAAGATTTTATTGCCTCAAAGGGATACGACGTACAATTTGGAGCACGTCCCCTTAAACGTTCAATCCAGAAGTACCTGGAAGATGAAATGGCCGAAATGATTATTCGAGCTACCGTTAGCGAAGGCGACACTATATTAGTGGACTTCGATAAAGAAGAGCAGAAAATCACAACACAAATTAAGAAAGAAAAAGAATAAGGAATAATTAGATAACATTCCTCTCCTACTTTAAAAGCCGGGCAAGTTTGTCCGGCTTTTTTATGTCGTAAATTTGAAAAATTGGCACAAACAGTGGTCAATATGGCATATACAGGTTTTGGCATTTTTTTTGCATTTCAGAAAACAGCGGAATCAGTATTCTGCAACTAATTTGAACTTAATAAAATACATAACATTAATAAATTATTAATTATGGCAAAAGTTGGTCACATAGGTGTTACTACGGATAACATCTTTCCGGTAATTAAGAAATTTCTTTACAGCGATCATGAAATCTTTTTACGCGAACTTGTTTCAAATGCGGTAGATGCTACTCAAAAACTTAAAACACTCTCTTCTGTAGGTGAATTTAAAGGAGAATTGGGAGATGTAACAGTTCGTGTTGCGTTTGATGATAATACAATCACCATCTCCGACCGCGGTATAGGTATGACTGCCGAAGAGATCGAAAAATATATAAATCAGATTGCTTTTTCCAGTGCGGAGGAGTTTCTTGAAAAATATAAAGACGATAAAGCTGCCATTATCGGTCACTTCGGATTAGGATTTTATTCGTCCTTTATGGTTTCCAAAAAGGTTGAAATCGTTACTAAATCCTACAAAGAAGGTGCTGTACCAATGAAATGGAGTTGCGACGGTTCGCCGGAATATACATTGGAAGAGACTGAGAAAGCCGACAGAGGTACAGACATCATTCTCTATATAGATGATGAAAACAGAGATTTCCTGAATAAAGATAAGATTAATGGATTACTTACTAAATATTGTAAGTTCCTACCTGTGCCAATTGCATTTGGAAAGAAACAGGAATGGAAAGACGGAAAGTATGTAGACACGGCAGAAGATAACGTTATTAATGACGTATTACCTGCGTGGGTTCGTAAGCCGGCCGACCTTAAAGACGAAGATTACAAGAAATTCTACAGAGATCTTTATCCTATGTCGGACGAACCTCTGTTCTGGATCCACCTCAATGTAGATTATCCGTTTAATCTGACCGGTATCCTTTATTTCCCGAAAATAAAGAATAATATGGAGTTGCACCGTAACAAGATTCAATTGTACTGCAATCAGGTATTTGTAACCGACTCGGTAGAAGGCATTGTTCCTGAATTCCTTACATTGCTGCATGGTGTGATTGATTCGCCGGATATTCCATTAAACGTTTCACGTTCTTATCTGCAGAGCGATTCCAATGTTAAGAAGATATCTAACCACATCACGAAGAAAGTGGCCGATCGTCTGGAAGAGATTTTTAAATCAGACAGAGCACAGTTTGAAGAAAAATGGGATAACCTTAAACTGTTTATCCAGTATGGTATGCTGAGCGACGAAAAATTCTATGATCGTGGTGCAAAGTTTGCTCTATTGAAAGATGTTGACGGTAAGAGTTTTACTTTCGAGGAATACAAAACCCTGATTAAAGAAAATCAGACCGACAAAGAAGGCAACACTATTTATCTGTATACAAACAATAAAGACGACCAATACAGCTACATCCAGGCGGCGAAAGACAAAGGATATAATGTATTGCATATGGATGGTCAATTGGATGTGCATGTGATTAGTCAGCTTGAACAGAAATTCGAAAAGAGTCGTTTTGTTCGTGTAGACAGTGATACGGTAGATAACCTGATACGCAAAGACGATGCAGGCAAGGTTCATCTGTCGGCCGAACAACAAAATGCCCTTCAGGAAATCTTCAGAAGTCAGCTTCCCAAGATGGAAAAGGCGGAATTCATCGTTACGTTCGAAGCATTGGGCGAAAACGTTAATCCGGTAATGATTACTCAAAGCGAATACATGCGTCGTATGCGTGAAATGGCTGCTATGCAACCGGGTATGTCGTTTTACGGAGAGCTGCCAGATAGCTACAATCTGGTATTAAATACAGACCATTCCTTAATTAAGGAGGTAGTAAAGGAAGAAGAAGAAGCTTGTGCGGAAAAACTCAATCCGATTATGGCCGACAAAAAAGGATGGGAAGCCCGCGAAGCCGATTTGCAAGCCAAACAAAAAGATAAGAAGGATGAAGAAATTGCAGCTTCAGAAAAAGAGGATCTGGAAAATACCCGTAAAAAGATAGAAGAATTAACCAGCAATTACAACTCAATCCTGGCAACCTATGCTGCAGAAAACAAGAAGGTAAGTCAGCTTATCGACCTTGCTCTGCTTTCAAATGGTATGTTGAAGGGTGAAGCACTCAGCCGATTTATCAAACGGAGTGTAGAATTGATTTAATAAATTGACATCTGCATAATCGAGTAGGAGGAAAACAAAAGTAGTTTTCTTCCTACTTTTGTTTTCCGACCTCTCCCACCACCGTACATGCCGTTCGGCATACGGCGGTTCTTTAATTACGATGCAGACGGCGATATAATCTCATTATTTGTGGATAACCTGCTCGGTCTAGACTCTCATCTGTAATTGCCCGATGCAGCACCCAGCTGTTGGCTATGTGCCAGTATCCTTTACGGGTATTAGCCCATTGCCAAGCCTGATGTTTGTTTATACCACATTTCTGGAGATTATGTGACTTCGTGCTGATTTTCTTCCAACTCTTCCATATATACGTCCTTAGCCTGCGACGATACCAACCATCCGTCTTTTGGATAAATTGGTTCATGTCTGCTAAACGGTAGTAAGTTAGCCAGCCTCGTACGTATTGTGACAATCGTTGCTTTAGCCATGCATAACCTT
This window contains:
- a CDS encoding C-GCAxxG-C-C family protein gives rise to the protein MKDFDIEERVKLAVQNFGSGFNCAQSVFLAYSDVFDLDLEMAKNMTVSFGGGVGRMREICGSISAMAMLAGFKYPVIDPLDQDARTRNYAMVQKMTEIFRSRNNAIICRDLMPDHNPATDPAPSLRTKKYYQTRPCTMYVADAARIAGQMLNGDLED
- a CDS encoding tetratricopeptide repeat protein, with translation MKRVLLTVALCVAASASFAQKKDVNTAQSIAKGTNPDFTEARNLVKGALTNAESKDDAKTWFVAGFVENQQFDAERTKQILGQKPNEPVMYEALLNILPYFEKAYTLDNQPNEKGKVKPKFVKDIKGILGANHIYYINGGAYYFDQKDYKKAYSFFDQYLKISDLDMFKGEPVAARDSNFMTVQFYAAVAATQMEDKKLAVESLERAKAFDYRRNDVYQYLCYEYEQAKDTVNLEKTLEEGLNLFPEEQYYLLSLINNYIYSNRNEKAIEYLNTAIAKTPNNAQLYDVMGRVYETGLKDYTKAEESFKKALEIDPNYTDALSNLGRVFYNQGVNKQGEANMINDTKKYQQELAVAKDFFKKALPYFEKAHQMKPEESEYMIALRGIYYNLDMGDKLKEIEAKMNGN
- a CDS encoding Dabb family protein, which translates into the protein MVRHIVMFKLKEFTSPAEKLEKMQAIKSGLESLIDVIDVLRLIRVDFNCNPDEAWDLILTTELDSLEDVKTYAIHPAHVAVAKELIGPYKADRACVDYEY
- the gyrA gene encoding DNA gyrase subunit A codes for the protein MVDQDRIIKINIEDEMKSAYIDYSMSVIVSRALPDVRDGFKPVHRRVLFGMNELGNTSDKPYKKSARIVGEVLGKYHPHGDSSVYFAMVRMAQSWSLRYPLVDGQGNFGSIDGDSPAAMRYTEARLSKMAEEMLRDIDKDTVDFQLNFDDTLKEPTVLPTRIPNLLVNGGSGIAVGMATNMPPHNMSEVIDGTIAYIDAKGEIEIEGLMQYIKAPDFPTGAYIYGYAGVKDAFETGKGRVVMRGKAEIEHEHNHDKIVITEIPYLVNKAELIKHIADLVGEKRLEGISNVNDESDRSGMRIVVDVKRDANASVVLNKLYKLTALQSSFSVNNIALVKGRPETLNLKQMIGYFVEHRHEVVIRRTKYELKKAEERAHILEGLIIASDNIDEVIAIIKTSKSPNEAIERLMSRFALSEIQSRAIVDMRLRQLTGLEQDKLRAEFEEIEKLIAYLNEILSNEDVCMQVVKDELQEIKDKYGDARKTEIVYASEELNPEDFYSDDEMIITISHMGYIKRTPLSEFRAQNRGGVGAKGSETRDADFVEYIYPASMHATMMFFTAKGKCYWLKVYDIPEGTKNSKGRAIQNLLNIEAGDKVNAFVRVKRLTSDIDFINSHYLLFCTKKGVIKKTLLEAYSRPRQNGVNAITLHEDDGLIQVRMTNGNNEVVIANRNGRAIRFHESAVRVMGRTAAGVRGMTLDENDHTDEVVGMVCMKDNENETILVVSEQGYGKRSNIDDYRITNRGGKGVKTINITDKTGKLVDIKNVTDDNDLMIINKSGITIRMKVSDLNVIGRATQGVRLINLEKRNDEIASVCKVMSDPDEIDDTDEADTTENENASELLNQGELFENESFEDTDTPEQFEEQ
- the serB gene encoding phosphoserine phosphatase SerB, which translates into the protein MAKTDELILLTINGTDRPGVTAGLTEILARHNALILDIGQADIHNNLSLGILFQTNEGNSGDILKELLFKSYELDVNIRFTPITEEQYEKWVRLQGKNRYIITIVARKLSARQIAAVTRIVADQGMNIDDIKRLTGRIPLDENARTPKASVEFSVRGNPKDREQMQRYFMQLSSDLEVDISFQEESMFRRMRRLICFDMDSTLIETEVIDELAERAGVGEQVRAITEAAMRGEIDFSESFRQRCSLLKGLDVSVMQEIAENLPITEGVDRLMRILKKVGFKIAILSGGFSYFGNYLKQKYNIDYVYANDLEVIDGKLTGRHVGDIVDGKRKAELLRLIAQVENVDLRQTVAVGDGANDLPMISIAGLGIAFHAKPKVKANAKQSISTIGLDGILYFLGYKDSYLDEQM
- a CDS encoding ATP-dependent Clp protease ATP-binding subunit, with amino-acid sequence MKNNYTKRLFDVLQYSREEAVRLQSSYIGPEHLMLGILRDGNGIAYDTLAELDVNLSLLKKKIEQNLKNSFDDSFDHSEIAVTKETERVLRMSMLEAKLFKKTETGTEHLLLAILKDANNTAASVLLEENVDYRTVYNMLVNGTGMKRLEEESDEIRDGYTDDDDDEDDDNFGGKKESGRSSGGAQGSAQPKSPNDTPVLDNFGSDMTRAAMENRLDPIVGREKEIERLAQILSRRKKNNPVLIGEPGVGKSAIVEGLALRIVQRKVSRILFDKRVISLDMASVVAGTKYRGQFEERIKAILNELSKNPNIILFIDEIHTLVGAGAASGSMDAANMLKPALARGEIQCIGATTLDEYRKNIEKDGALERRFQKIIVDPTTADETLQILQNIKDRYEEHHNVIYTPEALKACVTLTDRYISDRNFPDKAIDALDEAGSRVHISNIVVPKSIEDLEKKIEETKAEKVAAVKSQNFELAASFRDKERQYLLQLEAAKTRWEEELHESRETVDEDKVAEVIAMMSGVPVQRIAKAENLKLIEMAEILKSKVVGQDDAVQKVVKAIQRNRVGLKDPNKPIGTFMFLGPTGVGKTYLAKKLAEYLFDSSDALIRIDMSEYLEKFAVSRLIGAPPGYVGYEEGGQLTEKVRRKPYSVVLLDEIEKAHPDVFNLLLQVLDEGRLTDSLGRQIDFKNTILILTSNIGTRQLKEFGHGVGFNTQQLAGTSEKDFSRSVIQKALNKAFAPEFLNRIDDVVMFDPLDKDSIHKIIDIELEGLYKRVNNIGYQLVLTDEAKDFIASKGYDVQFGARPLKRSIQKYLEDEMAEMIIRATVSEGDTILVDFDKEEQKITTQIKKEKE